The Stigmatopora argus isolate UIUO_Sarg chromosome 1, RoL_Sarg_1.0, whole genome shotgun sequence genome segment ATCTTTAAAGTCCCAGCTGATGCTTCAGGTAAGcaatttgttagtttaattgaattcaattgaattgtatgctttttattgtcattatacaagaaaAATAAGATTTAGCCTCACCATAAAGTGTACAAATAGTAACAACaaccaaacagacaaataaataatcaataaataataacaataactaataaataaataatcaataagtagacaacaacataagtagggaagggcacaaataacaacagtaaatgaacagataaataataagtaagtaataaataaataagtagtcaacaacataaatcagtagtgaagtgcacaaataacaacaacaaacaaacagataaataatcaatcaataaaaggaataaataaataatcaatataagtagtcaacaacataagtagggaaggCCACAAATAACATCGACAAACAAAGAGAtaaagaatcaataaataataaaaataaacaaataataaagaagtcataaataaattagtagtagtcaacatgaataagtggtcacataaataagtaaatcaATTAGTTTTCCAACATTTTTTGCTTTCCTTCGATGAATATTGTGCTACTCCTTCGATAGAGCACATTATTAGCAGTCAACTATCATGAGATAAAGGTTTTAGTTCATgacctaaaatgtcttttttctttgttctaCACGAGCTTTATATAAAACTTCAATCAGGAAAAGCATTAAACTACTACTTTTTGGGACTAAATAAAGGATTCTAATACAAGAGATAAATTGCGAATAAAACTGAATGTGATGATGTGGAAGTGTCAAATTTAGTTTAAATTGAACGTACAAGACAAAGGTTCAAAGGTTCGCCATCTCAAAAGAGAAAAGTCCATTACACAATAAATATCGTTTAAATCCTACAAAATAGAGATGGCGGAAATAATCCGTTTCTATTTTTTAAGCAATTAATCAAAGACAAATTGTTGGAATTTAACAACAACATTCAACtcattcattggctgtcattaacggcgtaagacgtccaatccattttgactggtgcTGTTAGGCCGTGTCAATTCTTTTCCATGGTTTAAGGTCAAGAGTATCAAAAAATCTTTTGCCTTCTTTCAGGTTGGGAAAAGAAGGAAGGCGCTCTCCGGCAGGTCCAGCAAATCTGCTCGCTTCCTTTCCGCTCCACGCTGTCCCCGAGCTACTTCCACAGCTTCGGCCTGACCGAGAACTTCATCGTATTTGTGGAGCAACCCTTCAAAGTGAACATCGCCAAACTAGCCACCGCCTACTTCCGTGGCATCAACTGGGGAAGCTGCCTTCATTTCGACAAGGACGCAAGCGTAGGCGGACGGACGCCTTTGAGCAGGGCTGGCCGAATCCGGTCCTCgagttttccatgtctccttcctctagcacacctgaatcaaatgatcaactcatcagcaagctgtccagaagcttgataccgatccagattatttgattcaggtgtgttgaaactgaaggagatatggaaaacagaccggataggggctctcgaggaccgcaCTAGGCCACCCCTGCCTTTGAGACAGTGTTGACCTCGGACCCGCAGATGACCCTCTGCTCTTTCCTAGACCTTCTTCCACCTGTTCCACCGGAGGACGGGCAAAAGGGTCTCCACCTCTTTCTACGGCGACCCCCTGGTAGTCTTTCATCACATCAACGCCTACGAGACGGAGGAGCATGTGGTGTTCGATCTGATCGCCTATCAGGACAGCAATCTTTACGACATGTTCTACATGAAGAACCTGAGGTTGAACGCCGAGAGCTTCATCGAGGCCAACGCCAACGCCTCGCCGCCAGTCAGCCAGCGCTTCGTCCTGCCGCTGCACGTCACCAAAGTAAGGCGCGAGGCCACTTGGGAAGCAAAACTGGGTTGCACTGACTGCAAACACTCCATTACGGATCTGATCTACAGTGATACCTTGACAcatctaaatttgttttttaaagttatggaACCAGTTTGCTTTACTTTCGCtaactgtttctcctttatccatattaaaggaagcccctccctctcgtcatgaatatcactgcGGAGCTTGAAAAGGACTACCTGGATCTCAGGTCAAAAATGTCCTCTGAATATtcatcgtatctcaaatttctcgtatgtcaaggtattactgtatttaataCCGTACACATTTAACTGAATCAGATGCATTTTAGCTAAAGCAACACAATTTTTTAGGTTATTGACAAGCTTGTTGCAGAATCCAGTCAGAATTTTGAAAGAAAGCCGTTTTTAATAACTGATGTTATTGGTTTGATGGAATGTTTTATTCAATTATGGATGTATTCCTACACTCCAAATGTTGAGGACTCTCCAAAAGAAAGCAACCTGGTGAATCTGGCAGACACGACCGCCACAGCGGTCATGAAGGATGATGGTCAAGTCTACTGCCAGCCCCAAATGCTGTTCCTAGGTTGGTAAAGTCAGTTGctacttctcatctcattttctgaaccgcttcatcctaaTTAGGGTtgtgaggggggtgctggagcctatcccagctgacttggggccagaggcgggggacaccctgaatcggtggccagccgatcgcagggcacaaggagacaaaggacaaccattcacggtcacactcattcctaggggcaatttagagtgtccaatcagcctaccatgcatgtttttggaatgtgggaggaaaccggagtacccaaaggaaacccacgcaggtgggacgtgacctggaACTTTGCCTCAATGTGGACATGTTGAATTGGACTACAAAACCCTTCTCGGCTACTTTGTTGTCCTTGTCATTCTACCTCGGAGTGCACTGAATTATCTTAGTTCTATACCAATAGTACCTTTCAAACGGACACATTCTGggtgaacaacaacaacaaaacaaataatgtcGACCACTTATTGAAAGGCCATTGTCCATTCACGCCACTGTAGAAAAGGAGCAAACTCGCACTGGGACAAATCTGTGCACCAGCAGAAAATGGAATCCATGCTCAAGTTTGCTATCTTTCACCAGGGCTGGAGTTGCCCAACATCAACTACAAGTTCAACGGCAAAAAATACAGATACTTTTATGGCTCCAAAGTGGATTGGTCAACACAACCAAACAAGGTCAGCCTTTCGGTTGTTCTACTCCTCAGTACTACGAGAGACAAGATCCTTAAAGCAGAGACCTGAAACATGACAACTTTTTTCTTCCAGATTATCAAGGTTGACACAGTAGCCAAAACCCACCTGGAATGGCATCAGGACAATTGCTACCCGTCAGAACCAGTGTTTGTTGCATCGCCCGGGGCCGTGGATGAAGACGATGGTGAGCTCtcaccaagtttttttttggactCTCATGATGTTACAGTTCTAACCATTCCACCACTCCATCTCAGGTGTCATTTTGTCATCTGTCATCTCCCCGGACCCAAACACCAGCCCATTCATGCTTGTTCTCGACGCCAAGACACTGACAGAGCTGGCGCGGGCCAACATTCCTGCCAACGTTCATTTGGACCTTCATGGACTTTTTATTCCGAGCGACAACTGACAGGAAAACAGGTAGAGCAACCAAAAAGTGGAATGATCACTCCAAACATGAGGACATTAGTGACATTTGATATACCCTTGTGGCCTACGTTTTTGTTAAGGTTCCTCCTTTGAAAAGCTCTCAATTGGAGCTTGCCAGATAGATCTGTGTAATATATTTGTATTGAATATATGGAACAATTAATCTATAGCATACTAGGTTATAAATAAAGTGTAACTCgttagtgactcactcacaTATCTGTCAACatgttttcccgtattttataccttttttggtcatttcaaattgtgtaagaacattgtacgggatttttttaaaatgtttttgtaaaaccgattaTTTGCCCATTTCGGCTCTAGTCCGGGTTGTTTCGGTTACGGGTAGCAGATCAaaatgtcatcgtcgactgctaatagtcaTTCTTTAAGCATGACATGCGCATTCCCTTTTCAGACGTCCGCCTTTCCACCAtttatagcgtgtcagcaagcaatgtacccagacagttgAGCtctcagcgtcatacagcaacatctacagaatctggaatttagtgcatactgattgggcaccccgtccactttggagaaaattttacttttaagtgtgccctatgtgagtaaatatgtgacGCATtgcatttgtcctttttttttaatttaattgctTATTAAGGGGAATTTCAATCATTACTAATGGGAGGAATTGGTCGAGGTTGACAGGTTTGGACTAAAGACTAAAAAAGTTTactagaaagaaaatatttgctacACTTCTTAACATGCGAGTTGACGGAACACTTggccacacacacgcacacactacaCAAGTTTCACGGGAATTTATTACATCAGCACTTCAGTAAAACATTTGCGAGGGTCGTCCTCTGTCAACTTCCAACCGCTGCCGACGCGGCCCAAAAAACGCACAGCAAAAGGGATCGACAGAGAGTTGTCTTTGTAACCGGCGACTGGCACCCCTGCTGTTGGCTCGCGTATTGTAGCATCCCACCCACAACGTACCTCGGCACACCCGTAAAGCGAGGGCCCGTTAAGCTCGTCAGAGAGTCCGTCGGTTTGGAGGCGGAGACGGGAAGCGACAGCAGCCAAGAATCAGAGCAGAGGACAAGAAAGACAACAGGCACGTCGGGATACTGAGAGTGAAATGTTTCAGAGTGGCACTTTTCCACCCGGGGCACGCTGGACGAGAGCGCTCTCACGGGGGGAAACCTTTCGTTCCGTGCGGTGATTGGAAGAGAGGTGACGCCATTTTAATGCGAGCGCCGCTCAGATGATCTCAAAGGTCTTTTTCAGTTCCATTATCAGCTGCCAGTCCGACTTCTGCATGTCGTCCCGGAACCAGTTCTTCAGCGCGTCAATGGACGCCCGCGTGATCTGCAAAATGAATTTGACCGCGCAATCGGCAATTAGCTCTCTGAAAGACACCGGAGCTCATATTTGAAGCAATTGTTGTAGTGCCCTCGACATATTTCGCCTAAACGAAAGTAAATTAAGACGGATCATCAATTCTCTCAAATATACTGGAGTACAAAGTGCAAATAATTCTGAATGATgcttttgaaatcaataatgcaGAATGGTCAATAGCTAACACTCCCCTTATATCAGCAAACCAGGGTTGTAATAAATCACCACACAAGACAAACATGGTGAATAAACTAAAactgtaaataaaaatgtatatccACTGCTAGTACTATTACGTAGGCTAATTGGTACGATTAATTGATTTATTGCAAGCTTAATAAAATTAGCAGCAGCTATTTTCTCGTGAATAACTGTGACCGCAATGACACAAAACCGCCTTGAGCGGGACTCACCTTGCTGACAATTATGTCGGTGGCCTCAAAATGTCGGCCGTACATCTTGGGCGACTCGCCGGGAATGGGTTCAATTTTGATACAGATCTCTTGACCTTTCTTGGCAGTGTCCACTGTCTTGTGGTTCATCTCGATGCTGGTGACTATACCGATGTCCACAAactaaaatgcacacacacacgtcatGAACAGCCTGTGACACGTTGTATGTCTCTGAGTTCAGTTCCCCCAACAGATTAGCATTGCTCATGTAAAACGCTGATAATTTAGTCATATTATTCGCTTTGTTCTCGACTCCCTTTCGGTAGTACTTTGCAAGCTCACTCACCCCTTTACTCGGAACGCACAGTGGTGTCCCTTGCCGAAGAATGCCAGCTTCCACGTTGACACCTATTACAATTGGATCTCTTGAGTTGAATATAAATTGCGGAAGGACACGTATCTTCACAGGAAACACTGCCACGTGCCTTTGGAATCACGCAAACACAGAGGAAAGGTCCAATTATAACCGCACATTGAAAGTGCACCTGAAAAGCTGGGATCTTACTTAAACTCTTCctgtttggattttttgtagTCGTCGCGGTACTTGGTGAAGGCGTCAAAAAGATGGTAGATGATTTCCGCGGAGAAAATGCGGACGCCGAAGCTGTCGGCCATTTCCTGGCTATCTCGTTCCACCTTCACGTCAAACGCCAAAATCACAGCGTACCTGTGAAGAAACCGCAACGTCCGAACGGGCACCGGCTCACTCAATAATCACGATGACTGGCGTCTGATCCAGTTGAAAaggcgaagaaaaaaaatgaacgtaCTGTTGGTCATGCTCTAGCATGGCCGAAGCCTTCATCACATCCTTCCTGTGGACAGGACCGATGTTGATGCCGGAAtactgcacacacaaacacattgcaCCAATTTCAGGAATCTGATATGGCGTCGTGGTGAGTTGTATTTTTAGCAGAACACTGATTACTAGTAAATATTAGTAGTATACATTGATACTAGTTTTTGCTGCCAAGTGTTGTTGAATATGGTCCTTTAGCGGTCATGTGTGGCTATACTTGAAATGGTGGCTAAATGTACATGTTGAATGGAAATACCAGGCAGAATTTTAAGTTTTGTGAACACTAACGTTAAGCCTGAACGATAGTATGTTGTCGTTTGAAGACCGCTATCGCCATAGTCCAATTGGAGGATGTTCGGTTATTGTCTTAGCATGGAATAAACATCAATAAATTGTGGTCATAGTTAGTCAACCAGTCTTCCCCAACAGAACTCTTCAAGTTATCtggtgaaaatgtcattttccccccaaaattgttCAGTCCTAACCAACATCGACATGAGCGTCTAAGGTGAAATTAGCTTGGTTAGAAAAGGGACAAGAAGAAAAAGCCCCAAAAATGGTATCGGTGCGACACtaatttttatttctccttttagAAATGTTGCCCATACATTGTGAAATTGAGGTAATATAATAGATTGATTATTGGTACTCACAGGTACTTTAGATGTGCGCAAAAACTCTAGCAGAGCCTCCAAGGATCCCAACGTGGATGCTTGCACGTATACTCCTTTCTCCTCCAGCTTGAAGGAGTTCAGAGTTTGTTTGAGCTCATGGATAAGCTCATCCTAAAAGACAGTACATTTCAGCTGGTTAGATTCCAGAgcttccgtgtgtgtgtgttgagatGCAGGAATTATACCCTGAGAACGGGTATTTCATCCTCTTTGTGCGCCACCAGCAGGGGAAGCCCTGCCAGCGTCTTTTCCAGGTCTTTGCCCAGAATCTTCACGCCCTGAGATGTTGATACCTCTTTATGCTTCTCATACTGGTTCTGCATATtgaccaaaaaatacaaaatatcaatcaatcaatgatTAAGAAGGCATAAAATGGTACCTCAGCGCTGGTCAAAACAAACTGAATTATGTAGAGTAATAAAATACTGACACTGGGATATACATGAACTTTTTGTTTACTGCGCAACACCTCCTGAGGCCATTTCCTGTGCAATTTCTCAGGAGTTTCAAGTCATTTGCTGAacagatgattttaaaaaaaaaggggcgaCAAGTGGAGTTCTTCCAAGGAAAGGGGAACTACGTACATCATTTAAATAAGATTCAACGACAAGCAGgtcagatagaaaaaaaaataacagagaTGGTAAGTGAATCAGGAAAATACATACGGTATTTTcaccactataaggcgcacttaaaagtcttacattttctccaaaatacacagggcaccttataatccggtgcgctttatatatggaccaatactaaaattgttatcacgataaaataaaataaatcagtcgatagggtacaccatccgcTACAGGtttcgcaactacggtaagcagcctgcgacttcattttgCCCCGTGCGcgattcatgctgggatatgtggTTCTtctgtcaatacacccagtatgatggtgagcacactaatttggtgctcgccgtcattccggctggattgacaaaagaactccagctgcTAGATTGGCGTAaacagcattcaaagctagactacgaactatatataaattatatatggatcaatagaGCCAcaacagctctcgcaactacggcaagcagcctccgactctattttccccgtagaaaaatagtgtgcagtgactgctgggatatatagttcttttgtcaaccaattgaCAGCGGCCGTCATTTACCAGGGTGGATTTACATTTTGCCGCTAGAttttggcgtcaacagagcattcaaagctagactgcgaacgatatatatatatatactgcgaacgatatatatatatatatatatatatatatatatatatatatatatatatatatatatatatatatatatatatcgttcgcagtctagctttgaatgctctgttgacgccaaaaTCTAGCGGCAAAATGTAAATCCACCCTGGTAAATGACGGCCGCTGtcaattggttgacaaaagaactatatatcccagcagtcactgcacactatttttctacggggaaaatagagtcggaggctgcttgccgtagttgcgagagctgttgTGGCtctattg includes the following:
- the bco1l gene encoding beta,beta-carotene 15,15'-dioxygenase; this translates as MEYFKLHKQCHDSSYVTFIGLAQTDKWKRVPCPHGPELSRTAAVGKSPSDLKKMQSLFLQNGKETPEPVKAHVQGHLPTWLQGTLMRNGPALFSVGESEYNHWFDGMSLIHSFTFKDGDVFYRSKFLKSQTYKKNMKEGRIVVSEFGTMVYPDPCKNIFSRAMTHLSNIIPDFTDNNMINIIRYGQDYYASSEINYMTQIDPASLETIGRINYRNHISINLATAHPHYDDEGNTYNMGTAIMGLGPPKYVIFKVPADASGWEKKEGALRQVQQICSLPFRSTLSPSYFHSFGLTENFIVFVEQPFKVNIAKLATAYFRGINWGSCLHFDKDASTFFHLFHRRTGKRVSTSFYGDPLVVFHHINAYETEEHVVFDLIAYQDSNLYDMFYMKNLRLNAESFIEANANASPPVSQRFVLPLHVTKDSPKESNLVNLADTTATAVMKDDGQVYCQPQMLFLGLELPNINYKFNGKKYRYFYGSKVDWSTQPNKIIKVDTVAKTHLEWHQDNCYPSEPVFVASPGAVDEDDGVILSSVISPDPNTSPFMLVLDAKTLTELARANIPANVHLDLHGLFIPSDN